In Cydia splendana chromosome 3, ilCydSple1.2, whole genome shotgun sequence, one DNA window encodes the following:
- the LOC134806384 gene encoding zinc finger protein jing homolog isoform X3: MPPWVSEPAPGPRRLPAQAPVRRSNQSQRTAEHHRRITEFFSHKMKPQNGLKRDSSTINNDDAKKKCLPKNGVTHDLEKYISYLSYTLSPKVLLDVSKQNAAEAQKPLNGINGVIDTNKTTGPPKTTNPGGNGLIDYSKPKDNKDKIHTTMNGFMEMRHEPESSTKEKLSNGHLNGFVNGKKQNFDPSANRVAPYKKQNVDLTKRKVPIPASNELVGFRVSSTTMKPRKLLNLKPDTTKMNGVVSSTTKLDSRMNGVTCGSNNLSLNPVTTSPTTKKEAQKKTAQPAKRTNRKSSACIANSKNLTWSKANNLKQQVQIQKQNNCVNSVPSSSGVPDETNSTPKINVPNGVRQVPMTMNGNIGNLNVPVTNFQNCHQINIPQPCNGTVTSTNLGPFVAVPQNVMLTALRIPHNGLPAQTLTNHQPNNMNPYNRTNVNVQSPTKFVFPIMQNLNGTVVQIPNLMAKMPNFVLPQTSQITTQRHDPLQNQQAQILINGTLLKLGNTMAQPYGNVNKPAMPTTSQSGVSVLNKNLTGMSTMGVTVQPKPNYAVNLSHSVLVPQPGFIVTSVPNMNVKETWSYASTNPAPSPQTSCSNTIMHQPPPMVATFSTPTLHSSSIPIAPVKPPDNPIQGTDPPSSTVKEPEQSEVLMPKFDFPWLSKTFNNNIVPLDSNKKMLRPFAEVSSLTSKVDHYCSEKMNDDLLDQDEAEKWKDSSMTDLRKVEEVAKREDTIFTQITVLKDVSSNVQSAVIEANFCSTTTESSESGIGTGSDKSIDSPSDSQTSKECDDDSLSLSISISSVEGQSCQKSPILKQPKTLRFPPRKPIKASSDKRTSSTDTSGSVTVCLWENCKQEFESDTDLLEHLQSIHVETQAGKENYVCQWERCKVRGKPSCSRLWLERHALSHGGNKPFKCIVDGCGRRFSTQILLERHVNNHFNEVSPNSGSGKKATDSAPKLIRRNGKKLRYRRQPWSARMFDFFDSGVMERLAWQLSRTVRWRLGGACPLREPAGRHTLALLARCTATRRNPAAAQTEMLLTYYPPHVIEDEWVPAAEVKRIKRVEIASLPAHTKVFLYEQFCASYRRAAPPPPPPAVPAPARACTSSRLLNDLLKKKDGDCGASDAPLYYPEEPARPALSGAGKRKQGRKYGGNAFWPCGR, from the exons ATGCCGCCCTGGGTCAGCGAGCCGGCGCCGGGCCCGCGCCGCCTCCCGGCCCAAGCGCCCGTCCGCCGCTCCAACCAGTCCCAGCGCACCGCCGAACACCACCGGCGCATCACCGAGTTCTTCAGCCACAAGATGAAACCCCAGAATGGCCTCAAGCGGGACTCCTCCACAATCAACAACGATGACGCCAAGAAAAAGTGCCTCCCCAAAAACGGCGTCACCCACGACCTGGAGAAGTACATCTCCTACTTGTCGTATACGCTCAGCCCTAAAGTTTTACTCGACGTCAGTAAACAGAATGCAGCCGAAGCGCAAAAACCGTTGAACGGAATAAACGGTGTCATTGACACAAATAAAACGACGGGGCCACCTAAAACGACGAATCCGGGCGGAAACGGGTTGATAGATTACAGTAAGCCTAAAGACAATAAAGATAAAATTCACACTACTATGAATGGATTTATGGAAATGAGACATGAGCCAGAGTCATCCACCAAAGAGAAGTTGTCAAATGGCCATCTGAATGGATTCGTCAACGGCAAAAAGCAAAATTTCGACCCATCTGCCAATAGGGTTGCTCCCtacaaaaaacaaaatgttgacTTGACCAAACGTAAAGTTCCGATCCCAGCATCTAACGAGTTAGTTGGTTTTAGAGTTAGTTCTACAACAATGAAACCTAGAAAGTTATTAAACCTTAAACCTGATACCACGAAGATGAACGGAGTGGTAAGCTCAACAACAAAACTGGATAGCAGGATGAATGGTGTCACCTGCGGTTCAAATAACTTAAGTTTAAATCCGGTAACGACTAGCCCGACCACAAAGAAGGAAGCACAAAAGAAAACTGCTCAACCTGCTAAGCGCACTAATAGAAAGTCATCAGCATGTATAGCCAACAGCAAGAACCTAACATGGTCTAAAGCGAACAACCTTAAGCAGCAAGTTCAGATAcagaaacaaaacaattgcgttaACTCTGTGCCAAGCAGCTCGGGAGTGCCGGATGAAACTAACTCCACGCCAAAGATCAACGTCCCAAATGGAGTTCGACAAGTTCCGATGACGATGAACGGCAACATTGGTAATCTTAACGTGCCTGTCACCAATTTCCAAAATTGCCACCAAATAAATATTCCGCAGCCGTGTAATGGTACCGTAACTTCCACTAATTTGGGCCCGTTTGTTGCTGTACCGCAGAATGTAATGCTCACCGCGTTAAGGATACCACATAATGGACTTCCAGCGCAAACTTTAACCAATCACCAACCAAATAATATGAATCCTTACAACAGGACAAACGTCAACGTGCAGAGCCCAACGAAGTTTGTGTTTCCGATAATGCAAAATCTCAACGGCACTGTAGTCcaaatacctaatttaatgGCGAAGATGCCAAATTTTGTTCTTCCCCAAACATCACAAATAACTACGCAAAGGCACGATCCGTTACAAAACCAACAGGctcaaattttaattaatggAACTTTACTCAAGCTTGGAAACACAATGGCACAACCATAtggaaatgtaaacaaaccagcAATGCCGACGACCAGTCAGTCAGGTGTTTCAGTCTTGAATAAAAATTTAACAGGGATGTCGACGATGGGTGTGACAGTGCAGCCGAAACCAAACTATGCCGTTAACCTTAGCCACTCGGTATTAGTACCACAACCGGGCTTCATAGTTACTTCTGTGCCAAATATGAATGTTAAAGAGACTTGGAGTTACGCCAGTACAAATCCAGCACCATCACCTCAAACTTCATGCTCTAACACGATAATGCACCAACCGCCGCCTATGGTTGCTACCTTCTCTACTCCTACATTACATTCGAGTAGTATCCCCATAGCCCCTGTCAAACCACCCGACAATCCGATACAGGGAACGGACCCGCCAAGCAGCACAGTCAAAGAACCAGAACAGAGCGAGGTACTCATGCCAAAGTTTGATTTTCCTTGGCTGTCCAAGACGTTCAACAATAATATCGTCCCACTAGATTCTAACAAAAAGATGTTGAGGCCTTTCGCAGAAGTTAGTAGTTTAACATCTAAAGTAGATCATTATTGCTCAGAAAAGATGAACGATGACCTGTTGGACCAAGATGAAGCGGAAAAATGGAAAGACAGTTCGATGACAGACTTAAGAAAAGTCGAAGAAGTTGCTAAGAGAGAAGATACTATCTTTACACAAATTACTGTCCTAAAGGATGTTTCATCTAACGTTCAAAGCGCTGTGATAGAAGCCAATTTCTGTAGCACTACTACGGAGTCTTCCGAATCGGGAATAGGTACAGGATCAGACAAGTCAATAGATTCGCCAAGTGACTCACAGACGAGTAAAGAATGTGACGACGACTCGTTATCTTTAAGTATTAGCATTAGTTCAGTGGAAGGGCAGAGTTGTCAGAAGAGCCCAATTCTGAAGCAGCCGAAAACGTTGCGCTTTCCACCGCGGAAGCCGATTAAGGCGAGCAGCGACAAGAGGACATCCAGCACCGATACCTCTGGGTCTGTCACCGTGTGTCTTTGGGAGAACTGCAAGCAGGAGTTTGAAAGCGACACCGATCTCTTAGAACATTTACAG TCGATCCACGTAGAAACGCAGGCGGGCAAGGAAAATTACGTGTGCCAATGGGAGCGGTGCAAAGTGCGCGGCAAGCCGTCCTGCTCCCGGTTGTGGCTGGAGCGCCACGCGCTGTCCCACGGCGGCAACAAGCCCTTCAAGTGCATCGTCGACGGCTGCGGCCGCAGATTCTCCACTCAG ATACTGCTCGAGAGGCACGTGAACAACCATTTCAACGAGGTCTCGCCCAACTCCGGTAGCGGGAAGAAGGCGACTGACAGCGCGCCCAAACTCATTCGTAGGAATGGCAAGAAGCTGCGGTATAGGCGGCAGCCCTGGTCAG CGCGCATGTTCGACTTCTTCGACTCGGGCGTGATGGAGCGGCTGGCGTGGCAGCTGTCGCGCACGGTGCGCTGGCGGCTGGGCGGCGCGTGTCCGCTGCGCGAGCCGGCCGGCCGCCACACGCTGGCGCTGCTGGCGCGCTGCACCGCCACGCGCCGCAACCCCGCCGCCGCACAAACCGAGATGCTGCTCACCTACTACCCGCCTCATGT